A single window of Sphingomonas sp. OV641 DNA harbors:
- a CDS encoding SOS response-associated peptidase yields MARATSHREAIVCNRYRLSASQAEVMRACGYEPPYPEDANFPVPREIFPTGKKTARHGLVVRRSGEGNRPLEPVAMEWGFPTKVASKRDPAVKLDKYVTNARNLSSSMWKPSIANPERRCLVPFTHFAEPHPEGGKGDDGKPRQVWFSLPDRPIGFFAGLWRPTERGDAYAFCTTSPNETVAPWHSKAMPAILHPDDFTTWLDGDHAAALALVRPYDGEMREQVATPDGGDA; encoded by the coding sequence ATGGCGCGAGCCACGTCACACAGGGAGGCGATCGTCTGTAATCGGTATCGACTGAGCGCCAGCCAAGCGGAGGTGATGCGGGCGTGCGGCTATGAGCCGCCCTACCCCGAGGACGCGAACTTCCCCGTGCCGCGCGAGATTTTTCCGACCGGCAAGAAGACCGCGCGGCATGGCCTGGTCGTGCGCCGATCGGGCGAAGGCAACCGCCCGCTCGAGCCCGTGGCGATGGAATGGGGCTTCCCGACGAAGGTCGCGAGCAAGCGCGATCCGGCGGTGAAGCTCGACAAGTACGTCACCAATGCGCGCAACCTTTCGTCCTCGATGTGGAAGCCCTCGATCGCGAACCCCGAGCGGCGCTGCCTCGTACCTTTCACGCACTTCGCCGAGCCGCATCCCGAAGGCGGCAAGGGCGACGACGGCAAGCCGCGCCAGGTCTGGTTCTCGTTGCCTGACCGGCCGATCGGCTTCTTCGCGGGGCTCTGGCGACCGACCGAGCGTGGCGACGCCTATGCCTTTTGCACCACCAGCCCGAACGAGACGGTCGCGCCGTGGCATTCCAAGGCGATGCCGGCGATCCTGCATCCGGACGACTTCACGACCTGGCTCGACGGCGATCATGCGGCGGCATTGGCGCTGGTGCGCCCGTATGACGGCGAAATGCGCGAACAGGTCGCAACACCCGATGGCGGTGACGCCTGA
- a CDS encoding MobA/MobL family protein, whose translation MEAIRERWAGMVNSALEHAQVAERVDHRSYERQGLDIEPTVKMGHASAAIERRASAEQIAAGKEPHAVTPRGQMNEAIMEKRGLGFYIERGQERIREWSHQLRERADLAMQGMSSLVQGAARAMRSGLQTSSEGGFGAVPALDQSPQRDQVPAIELDQSGQRGRDRQREQELDRQRGRDGPDIGFGR comes from the coding sequence GTGGAGGCGATCCGCGAGCGGTGGGCCGGGATGGTCAACAGCGCGCTGGAACACGCCCAGGTAGCCGAGCGGGTCGATCACCGCAGTTACGAGCGTCAGGGGCTGGATATCGAACCGACCGTGAAGATGGGCCATGCGTCGGCCGCGATCGAGCGGCGCGCGTCGGCCGAGCAGATCGCGGCCGGCAAGGAGCCGCACGCCGTTACCCCGCGCGGGCAGATGAACGAGGCGATCATGGAGAAGCGGGGGCTGGGCTTCTACATCGAGCGTGGTCAGGAGCGGATACGGGAGTGGTCCCACCAACTCCGCGAGCGTGCCGATCTAGCGATGCAGGGCATGTCCAGCTTGGTCCAGGGCGCAGCGCGGGCGATGCGATCGGGGCTACAGACCAGCAGCGAGGGCGGGTTCGGGGCGGTGCCGGCGCTCGACCAGTCACCCCAGCGCGACCAGGTGCCGGCGATTGAGCTGGACCAATCGGGGCAGCGTGGGCGCGATCGGCAGCGAGAGCAGGAGCTAGACCGTCAGCGTGGACGTGACGGGCCGGATATCGGGTTCGGGCGGTAG
- a CDS encoding IS110 family transposase, translating to MDISVLGIDLGKNSCSVVGLDAIGKVVVRRRMRRETVITYAATLPACVVAMEACCGAHHMGRALARQGHAVRLMSPEYVRPYVKAQKNDDRDAEAIAEAATRPTMRFVELKTEEQLDMQTLHRIRDQLVGDRTSLMNQIRSLLLERGYIVPQGRAKLALRLGEMLDGDEPVLGSRIHRLMSDMRLRWRALDERIADLDAEFTDAARADERTRRLLTIPGIGALNATALVAAVGDARTFGRGRDLAAWLGLVPRQATTGGKPRLLGITKRGSRYLRKNLIQGARASLPVMSKSDTRLGAWLRGLLSRSHHNTVVVALAAKMARIVWALLRHQRTYDPVAQAA from the coding sequence ATGGACATTTCTGTGCTCGGGATCGATCTTGGCAAGAATAGCTGCAGCGTGGTTGGGCTGGATGCCATTGGCAAGGTCGTCGTCCGCCGGCGAATGCGGCGCGAGACGGTCATCACCTACGCGGCGACCTTGCCGGCCTGCGTTGTGGCGATGGAGGCCTGCTGCGGTGCGCACCACATGGGACGTGCCTTGGCGCGACAAGGCCATGCGGTACGATTGATGTCGCCGGAATACGTCCGCCCTTACGTCAAGGCGCAGAAAAACGATGATCGTGATGCCGAGGCGATCGCCGAGGCGGCGACACGGCCGACTATGCGGTTTGTCGAGCTAAAGACCGAGGAGCAACTCGACATGCAGACGCTCCATCGCATCCGTGACCAGCTTGTTGGAGACCGCACCTCCTTGATGAACCAGATCAGGAGCCTCCTCCTCGAACGCGGTTACATCGTCCCGCAGGGGCGTGCAAAGCTTGCCCTTCGGCTGGGTGAGATGCTGGATGGTGACGAACCGGTACTCGGCTCCCGCATTCACCGGCTGATGAGCGACATGCGCCTGCGCTGGAGAGCGCTCGACGAACGGATCGCAGATCTCGACGCCGAGTTCACCGATGCGGCTCGGGCGGATGAACGGACACGACGATTGCTGACCATTCCAGGCATTGGCGCGCTTAATGCCACCGCGCTGGTGGCAGCGGTCGGCGATGCCCGGACCTTCGGGCGTGGGCGCGACCTTGCCGCATGGCTGGGCTTGGTGCCGCGGCAGGCCACGACCGGAGGCAAGCCGCGATTGCTCGGTATCACCAAACGTGGGAGCCGCTACCTGCGCAAGAACCTGATCCAAGGTGCGCGTGCGTCCCTGCCGGTAATGAGCAAGAGCGATACGCGACTTGGCGCCTGGCTGCGCGGTCTCCTCTCACGTTCTCATCACAACACCGTCGTGGTGGCATTGGCCGCCAAGATGGCGCGTATCGTGTGGGCGCTGCTGCGACACCAGCGCACCTACGATCCGGTTGCGCAGGCAGCCTGA
- a CDS encoding type II toxin-antitoxin system RelE/ParE family toxin, whose amino-acid sequence MLDKCQEMPYNVSMIKTYTSKALEAFATKGDGSKLPVQNHNRVRRILLTLDAATKPEDMNVPGFRFHGLSTKPKRYAVDASGNYRVTWAWDDGDAIDVNIEDYH is encoded by the coding sequence ATGCTTGACAAATGTCAGGAAATGCCTTACAATGTGTCTATGATTAAAACATACACCAGCAAGGCGCTCGAAGCCTTCGCCACCAAGGGAGATGGCTCAAAACTTCCCGTCCAGAACCACAACCGCGTTCGCCGCATCCTGCTCACGCTGGATGCTGCCACGAAGCCCGAGGACATGAATGTTCCGGGCTTTCGCTTTCATGGGTTGAGCACCAAGCCCAAACGATATGCGGTCGATGCCAGCGGCAATTACCGGGTCACATGGGCTTGGGATGACGGCGATGCGATCGACGTGAACATCGAGGACTATCACTAG
- the adh gene encoding aldehyde dehydrogenase: MDMQTNPATSMTVPFAERYDNFIGGKWTAPKDGRYFDNISSITGRSIGQVARSQAADVEAALDAAHAAKEAWGRTSVSERALILNRIADRMEENLRELAIAETWDNGKPLRETMAADIPLAIDHFRYFAGCIRAQEGGISEIDHDTVAYHFHEPLGVVGQIIPWNFPILMAVWKLAPALAAGNCVVLKPAEQTPASIMVLMEIIGDLLPAGVVNVVNGFGLEAGKPLASSNRIAKIAFTGETTTGRLIMQYASENLIPVTLELGGKSPNIFFEDVCREDDDYLDKAIEGLVMFALNQGEVCTCPSRALVHENIYDRFMERAIQRVEAIKAGNPLDLETMIGAQASSEQQQKILSYIDIGKQEGAELLTGGEAARFEGDLAGGYYVKPTVFRGHNRMRIFQEEIFGPVLSVTTFKDQDEALNIANDTLYGLGAGVWSRDANTCYRFGRAIRAGRVWTNCYHAYPAHAAFGGYKQSGIGRENHRMMLDHYQQTKNMLVSYSPKKLGFF; the protein is encoded by the coding sequence ATGGACATGCAGACCAACCCCGCCACTTCGATGACGGTGCCGTTCGCGGAACGCTACGACAACTTCATCGGCGGAAAGTGGACCGCGCCCAAGGACGGGCGCTATTTCGACAACATCTCGTCGATTACCGGCAGATCCATTGGTCAGGTGGCACGCAGTCAGGCGGCCGATGTCGAAGCCGCGCTGGATGCGGCGCATGCGGCGAAGGAGGCCTGGGGCCGCACCAGCGTTAGCGAGCGAGCCTTGATCCTCAATCGGATCGCGGACCGGATGGAGGAAAATCTTCGCGAGCTCGCCATCGCGGAAACCTGGGACAACGGAAAACCGCTACGCGAGACAATGGCCGCGGACATTCCGCTGGCGATCGATCACTTCCGCTATTTCGCAGGCTGCATCCGCGCGCAGGAAGGCGGTATCTCGGAGATCGATCACGATACGGTCGCTTATCATTTCCATGAGCCACTGGGCGTGGTCGGCCAGATTATTCCGTGGAACTTCCCGATCCTGATGGCGGTGTGGAAACTCGCACCGGCACTGGCGGCAGGCAATTGCGTGGTATTGAAACCGGCCGAACAGACGCCGGCGTCGATCATGGTCCTGATGGAAATCATCGGCGACCTGCTGCCCGCCGGGGTGGTCAACGTGGTCAACGGCTTCGGCTTGGAAGCCGGCAAGCCGCTCGCCAGCAGCAACCGCATCGCGAAGATTGCCTTCACGGGCGAGACGACGACGGGTCGGCTCATCATGCAATATGCCAGCGAGAACCTGATCCCGGTGACGCTGGAGCTCGGCGGGAAAAGTCCGAACATCTTTTTCGAGGACGTATGTCGCGAGGACGACGATTATCTCGACAAGGCGATCGAGGGCCTAGTGATGTTCGCGCTCAACCAAGGCGAGGTATGCACCTGTCCAAGCCGGGCACTGGTGCATGAGAACATTTACGACCGCTTCATGGAACGCGCGATCCAGCGCGTTGAGGCGATCAAGGCAGGCAATCCGCTCGATCTGGAGACAATGATCGGCGCGCAGGCATCATCCGAACAGCAGCAGAAGATCCTATCCTACATCGATATCGGCAAACAGGAGGGCGCCGAACTGCTGACCGGCGGCGAGGCAGCCCGGTTCGAAGGCGATCTTGCAGGCGGCTACTATGTAAAACCCACCGTGTTCCGTGGCCATAACCGGATGCGGATTTTTCAGGAGGAAATCTTCGGACCGGTCCTGTCGGTCACCACCTTCAAGGACCAGGATGAGGCGCTGAACATCGCCAACGATACGCTTTATGGCCTGGGCGCGGGCGTGTGGAGCCGGGATGCGAACACCTGCTACCGCTTCGGCCGCGCGATCCGCGCGGGACGTGTGTGGACCAATTGCTACCATGCCTATCCCGCCCACGCGGCGTTCGGCGGCTACAAGCAATCCGGCATCGGGCGCGAAAACCACCGCATGATGCTCGACCACTATCAGCAGACCAAGAACATGCTGGTCAGTTACAGCCCGAAGAAGCTCGGCTTCTTCTGA
- the adhP gene encoding alcohol dehydrogenase AdhP — translation MSKTMKAAVVRAFGEPLRIEEVPVPEVQPGMIQVAIQASGVCHTDLHAAEGDWPVKPEPPFIPGHEGVGFVSAVGKGVTHVKEGDRVGVPWLYTACGHCTHCLGGWETLCESQLNTGYSVNGGFADYVLADPNYVGHLPDNVGFNEIAPVLCAGVTVYKGLKMTDTRPGDAVVISGIGGLGHMAVQYAVAMGMKVVAVDVDDAKLDLARRLGAVETVNARTDNDPATTVRRLTSGGARGALVTAVSEKAFEQAVGMIGRGGTVALNGLPPGDFPLNIFGMVLNGITIRGSIVGTRLDLQESLEFAGDGKVKATISTAGLEDINSVFDRMRQGQIEGRVVLDLTV, via the coding sequence ATGAGCAAGACCATGAAAGCCGCCGTCGTGCGCGCCTTTGGCGAGCCACTGCGGATCGAGGAAGTTCCGGTGCCCGAGGTCCAGCCCGGCATGATCCAGGTTGCCATTCAGGCCTCCGGTGTGTGTCACACCGACCTCCACGCCGCAGAAGGCGACTGGCCGGTAAAGCCCGAGCCGCCCTTTATCCCGGGCCACGAAGGCGTGGGCTTTGTCTCCGCTGTGGGCAAGGGCGTGACCCACGTGAAGGAAGGCGACCGGGTCGGCGTGCCTTGGCTCTACACCGCTTGCGGTCACTGCACGCACTGCCTCGGTGGATGGGAGACGCTGTGCGAAAGCCAGTTGAACACCGGCTATTCGGTCAATGGCGGGTTCGCCGACTACGTGCTGGCCGACCCCAATTATGTCGGCCACCTGCCGGACAATGTCGGCTTCAACGAAATCGCGCCGGTGTTGTGCGCGGGCGTGACGGTCTACAAGGGCCTGAAGATGACCGATACCCGGCCCGGCGATGCGGTCGTCATCTCCGGCATCGGCGGTCTCGGCCATATGGCGGTACAATATGCGGTGGCCATGGGGATGAAGGTGGTCGCCGTCGACGTCGACGACGCCAAACTCGACCTCGCCCGCAGGCTCGGTGCGGTGGAGACGGTCAACGCACGGACGGACAATGATCCCGCCACGACGGTAAGGCGATTGACCAGCGGAGGCGCGCGCGGCGCGCTGGTGACCGCGGTGAGCGAAAAGGCCTTTGAACAGGCGGTCGGCATGATCGGGCGCGGCGGCACCGTCGCGCTTAACGGCCTACCGCCGGGTGATTTCCCGCTCAACATCTTCGGCATGGTACTGAACGGTATTACCATACGCGGCTCCATCGTCGGCACCAGGCTGGACCTGCAGGAATCGCTCGAATTCGCTGGCGACGGCAAGGTAAAGGCGACGATCTCGACTGCCGGTCTCGAAGACATCAACTCGGTGTTCGACCGTATGCGGCAGGGCCAGATCGAAGGGCGGGTCGTCCTCGACCTGACCGTATAA
- a CDS encoding GAF domain-containing protein, which yields MTGQRDVNLSTQGYLSSHQRPLAGCRTLRHWFDNWRHFVYPGAMKDRHEAVVEEVLHCSASAAHSLVAASWCRSGLKHGLDAGADRVPDLVSASDLIQRRQRCELMLEVARPLVDQLFQIVSATGCAVMLSDNDGVVLEARSLAGDRELFDRIGLTPGGVWSESREGTNGIGTCLIEGRPVTIHRDEHFASRNTGISCMDAPVRDATGQLVGALDISNCRYDHSAAMGMLVQKIVQDAARRIESGIFRAHFASYRIIDANLPGGDAALLAVDRDDLVIGATFAARHRFKLTNACLGGRRTASNILGGEEATSFADSERAFLRRALARADGNATKAAKELGIGRATLYRRMERVGLQRR from the coding sequence GTGACCGGTCAGCGTGATGTCAATTTATCGACGCAAGGATACCTTTCTTCACACCAAAGGCCGCTGGCGGGATGTAGAACACTACGGCATTGGTTCGACAACTGGCGACATTTCGTGTATCCCGGCGCGATGAAGGATCGGCATGAAGCAGTTGTCGAAGAGGTCCTGCATTGCTCAGCCAGTGCCGCGCATTCGCTTGTTGCTGCCAGCTGGTGTCGTTCGGGCCTAAAGCACGGTCTCGACGCAGGAGCCGATCGGGTTCCAGATCTTGTATCTGCAAGTGACCTGATTCAGCGGCGGCAACGCTGTGAGTTGATGCTGGAGGTCGCGCGTCCCTTGGTCGACCAGCTGTTCCAGATCGTCTCTGCCACGGGTTGCGCCGTGATGCTGTCGGACAATGACGGTGTCGTTCTGGAAGCGCGTAGCCTCGCGGGTGACCGCGAGCTTTTCGATCGGATCGGCTTGACGCCCGGCGGAGTGTGGAGCGAAAGCCGGGAAGGCACGAACGGGATCGGCACCTGCCTGATCGAGGGTCGACCGGTCACGATCCATCGAGATGAACACTTCGCCAGCCGGAATACGGGCATAAGCTGCATGGATGCGCCGGTGCGCGATGCGACCGGCCAGCTTGTCGGCGCCTTGGATATCTCGAACTGCCGCTACGACCACAGCGCCGCGATGGGAATGCTCGTTCAGAAGATCGTGCAGGATGCCGCTCGCCGGATCGAGAGCGGCATCTTTCGCGCGCATTTCGCCTCGTACCGGATCATCGATGCCAATCTGCCAGGCGGCGATGCAGCCTTGCTGGCCGTTGATCGGGACGATCTGGTCATCGGCGCGACCTTCGCTGCAAGGCATCGGTTCAAACTGACCAACGCGTGTCTCGGGGGCCGCCGCACGGCTTCGAATATCCTCGGTGGCGAAGAAGCCACCTCGTTCGCTGACTCGGAACGGGCTTTCTTGCGCCGCGCGCTGGCGCGGGCAGACGGCAACGCCACCAAGGCGGCAAAGGAACTCGGCATCGGTCGAGCTACTCTCTATCGTCGAATGGAAAGGGTAGGTTTGCAGCGTCGCTGA
- a CDS encoding diguanylate cyclase domain-containing protein, which produces MTDRRNRPGSGAVVLRFLDAHQLEHTPRHYAFAHRYLLGRDASFRAQVDELIDGGVRLTERQVASFTPVPSPEIAANDRLLPDIERISLGILAIITQANDEASALTRELTLAAAELVEGDAQTVRAVVMRMLAQSRSAEQSFAAVSSQTRALHDDLRAILDVVEQDPATGALSHDAVLDRLASALATEPQDLSVAMFNLDHGRDVRTTHGEAVAVRVLRVLVGTLAEQCRPSAIGRAGDDRLLAIFPNMPAPDLGALLDAARQAFAARRMKVRESDVELGRMTFSAGVAPARSRTLDELLGALAILAARAGADGDVIVSEPPVVEIR; this is translated from the coding sequence ATGACCGATCGGCGCAACAGGCCGGGCAGCGGTGCGGTCGTGCTCAGGTTCCTCGACGCGCACCAACTGGAGCATACGCCCCGGCATTATGCTTTCGCGCACCGCTACCTCCTTGGACGCGATGCTTCCTTCAGGGCGCAGGTCGACGAACTGATCGATGGCGGCGTCCGGCTGACCGAACGCCAGGTGGCCAGCTTCACGCCCGTCCCTTCACCAGAGATCGCCGCCAACGATCGACTGCTTCCCGATATCGAACGCATCTCGTTGGGTATCCTCGCAATCATCACCCAGGCGAACGACGAGGCGTCGGCGCTGACCCGCGAACTCACGCTCGCCGCGGCCGAACTGGTCGAGGGCGATGCGCAGACCGTGCGCGCGGTCGTCATGCGGATGCTGGCGCAAAGCCGCTCGGCCGAGCAGTCATTCGCCGCGGTCAGCAGCCAGACTCGCGCTCTCCATGACGATCTGCGTGCGATCCTCGACGTCGTCGAACAGGATCCCGCGACCGGGGCGCTGTCGCATGACGCGGTCCTCGACCGGCTCGCGAGCGCCCTGGCAACGGAGCCGCAGGACCTGTCGGTCGCGATGTTCAATCTCGATCACGGCAGGGATGTGCGTACGACGCATGGCGAAGCGGTCGCGGTGCGCGTGCTGCGCGTCCTTGTCGGGACCCTTGCCGAACAATGCCGCCCGTCCGCGATCGGACGGGCCGGCGACGATCGGCTGCTCGCCATCTTCCCGAACATGCCGGCGCCCGACCTCGGCGCCCTCCTCGATGCCGCCCGTCAGGCATTCGCCGCCCGGCGGATGAAGGTACGCGAAAGCGATGTCGAACTCGGCAGGATGACCTTCTCGGCCGGCGTCGCACCTGCCCGCTCGCGGACGCTCGATGAACTCCTCGGGGCACTCGCCATCCTCGCGGCTCGTGCCGGCGCCGATGGCGATGTCATCGTCAGTGAACCGCCCGTGGTGGAAATCCGATGA
- the acs gene encoding acetate--CoA ligase, with protein MANGDEQDEGKMGRAALVRRVIATEAGAALLAEIVDRHGPVLVHQSGGCCDGSSPMVYPRSEFCLGGSDVLLGTIGTTPVYIGAQQFAAWKHTQLILDVVEGRGGMFSLDNGTGRRFLVRSRVYEKAEITMLAATDRLHAMQASVERDPDAFWLAEACRLNWSVFPTKADESSFDKADFGIRWFADGELNVSVNCLDRHLDARGDNAAIVFEGDEPGEGRTLTYRELHTEVCRFANVLKGRGVAKGDRVVLYMPMVPEAAIAMLACTRIGAVHSVVFGGFSPDSLSDRISDCGAKLVITANEGRRGGRSVPLKANVDAACAKAGGVETVIVVQRTTTEVDLKEGRDWWWHDLSKGVDADCPPEPMNAEDPLFILYTSGSTGKPKGVLHSTGGYLLWVTLTTDLLFGLADDDLFWCTADVGWITGHSYVVYGPLANGASTVMFDGVPTYPDAGRLWETCQRLGVTVFYTAPTAIRALMREGEEPVKQHDLSRLRLLGTVGEPINPEAWNWYHRVIGGERCDIVDTWWQTETGAALIAPVNGTAEAKPGSATKPLPGVFPELVDAEGRTLAGAVEGNLVLTRSWPGQMRTVYGNHERFFQTYFSTYPGSYFTGDGARRDADGDYWITGRVDDVINVSGHRMSTAEVESALVAHERVAEAAVVGMPHDIKGQGIYAFVTLNADQEGDEALRAALCKWVRSEIGPIATPDAIQFAPSLPKTRSGKIMRRILRKIAEGKPGEVGDMSTLADPAVVDELVANRISA; from the coding sequence ATGGCGAACGGTGACGAGCAGGACGAGGGAAAAATGGGGCGGGCCGCTTTGGTTCGCCGTGTGATTGCCACCGAGGCGGGAGCGGCGCTGCTGGCCGAAATCGTCGACCGTCACGGCCCGGTGCTGGTCCACCAGTCGGGCGGTTGCTGCGACGGTTCCAGCCCGATGGTTTATCCCCGCAGCGAGTTTTGCCTTGGCGGATCGGACGTGCTGCTCGGCACCATAGGCACCACGCCAGTCTATATCGGGGCGCAGCAATTCGCGGCATGGAAGCACACGCAGCTGATCCTCGACGTGGTGGAGGGACGGGGCGGGATGTTCAGCCTCGACAACGGAACGGGCCGACGCTTTCTCGTGCGAAGCCGTGTCTATGAGAAGGCCGAGATCACCATGTTGGCGGCAACCGACAGGCTTCACGCGATGCAAGCATCGGTGGAGCGCGATCCCGACGCCTTTTGGCTGGCCGAGGCATGCCGCCTGAACTGGAGCGTCTTCCCGACCAAAGCGGACGAGAGCAGCTTCGACAAAGCCGACTTCGGCATTCGCTGGTTTGCCGACGGCGAACTGAATGTTTCGGTCAACTGCCTCGATCGCCATCTGGATGCCCGTGGCGACAACGCCGCCATCGTTTTCGAAGGGGACGAGCCGGGCGAGGGGCGAACCCTCACTTACCGCGAACTGCATACGGAAGTCTGTCGTTTCGCCAATGTGTTGAAGGGCCGCGGCGTCGCCAAGGGAGATCGGGTAGTCCTGTACATGCCGATGGTACCCGAAGCCGCGATCGCCATGCTTGCCTGCACACGAATCGGCGCGGTACATTCGGTGGTGTTCGGTGGCTTTTCACCCGATAGTCTGTCTGATCGTATTTCCGATTGCGGCGCCAAGCTCGTTATCACCGCCAATGAAGGCAGGCGCGGCGGCAGGTCGGTTCCCCTAAAGGCCAATGTCGACGCGGCCTGTGCAAAGGCGGGCGGGGTCGAAACGGTTATCGTCGTACAGCGGACGACGACCGAGGTCGATCTCAAGGAGGGCCGCGATTGGTGGTGGCACGACTTGAGCAAAGGGGTCGATGCCGATTGTCCGCCCGAGCCAATGAATGCGGAAGATCCGCTGTTCATTCTCTACACCAGCGGATCGACCGGCAAGCCCAAGGGCGTGCTGCACAGCACCGGCGGTTATCTCCTGTGGGTCACGCTCACCACGGATCTTCTATTCGGGTTAGCCGACGACGATCTATTCTGGTGCACGGCCGATGTCGGTTGGATCACGGGCCACAGCTATGTCGTTTACGGGCCGCTCGCGAACGGCGCCAGCACGGTAATGTTTGACGGCGTGCCGACCTATCCTGATGCCGGACGCCTATGGGAAACGTGCCAGCGTCTGGGCGTCACCGTGTTCTACACCGCGCCGACCGCGATCCGCGCGCTGATGCGCGAAGGAGAGGAGCCGGTGAAACAACACGATCTGTCCCGGCTGCGGCTGCTCGGCACCGTAGGCGAGCCGATCAATCCCGAGGCCTGGAACTGGTATCACCGCGTGATCGGCGGCGAGCGTTGCGACATCGTCGACACATGGTGGCAGACCGAAACTGGCGCGGCGCTGATCGCGCCCGTGAACGGCACGGCGGAGGCGAAGCCAGGATCGGCGACCAAGCCGCTGCCGGGTGTATTTCCGGAACTGGTCGATGCCGAAGGCCGCACACTGGCCGGCGCGGTGGAGGGCAATCTCGTCCTCACCCGTAGCTGGCCCGGTCAGATGCGCACGGTTTACGGCAATCACGAACGCTTCTTTCAGACCTATTTCAGCACCTACCCGGGCAGCTATTTCACCGGAGACGGCGCACGTCGCGATGCCGATGGCGATTACTGGATTACCGGCCGGGTGGATGATGTGATCAACGTATCGGGCCACCGCATGAGCACCGCCGAAGTCGAAAGCGCGCTGGTGGCGCATGAGCGTGTGGCGGAAGCGGCGGTGGTGGGCATGCCGCACGATATCAAGGGACAAGGCATTTACGCCTTCGTGACGCTCAACGCGGATCAGGAGGGCGACGAGGCCCTGCGTGCCGCGCTGTGCAAATGGGTGCGCAGCGAGATCGGTCCGATCGCCACGCCCGATGCGATCCAGTTTGCGCCCAGCCTACCCAAGACGCGCAGCGGCAAGATCATGCGCCGCATTCTGCGCAAGATTGCCGAAGGGAAACCGGGCGAAGTCGGAGACATGTCAACCTTGGCCGACCCTGCGGTGGTCGACGAACTCGTGGCCAACCGCATCAGCGCCTAG
- a CDS encoding recombinase family protein, with protein MSKQQNMIRAARVYLRVSTDEQDLARQEAIVAGARAAGFYVAAVYREKASGARPDRPELLRMVDDLQPGEVVIAEKIDRISRLPLPEAELLVETIRGKGARLAVPGIVDLSDLVADSSGVARIVLEAVQDMLLRVALQTARDDYETRRERQREGIEIAKRAGRYTGRKPDLAHHRRIVALRDAGMSIARTAELAGCSIAQVKRVTAIHRRMLAVTGT; from the coding sequence ATGAGCAAGCAGCAAAACATGATCCGGGCGGCGCGAGTATATCTGCGGGTCAGCACCGACGAACAGGATCTGGCCCGGCAGGAGGCGATCGTCGCCGGTGCACGAGCCGCCGGCTTCTATGTCGCGGCGGTGTACCGCGAGAAGGCGTCAGGTGCGCGACCCGATCGACCGGAACTGTTGCGTATGGTCGACGACCTGCAACCCGGCGAAGTCGTGATCGCGGAGAAGATCGATCGCATCAGCCGGCTGCCGCTGCCCGAAGCGGAACTGCTGGTCGAGACTATAAGAGGGAAGGGGGCTCGACTGGCGGTCCCGGGGATCGTCGACCTGTCCGACCTGGTCGCCGACAGTTCGGGGGTGGCGCGCATCGTGCTGGAGGCGGTGCAGGACATGCTGCTGCGCGTCGCGCTGCAAACCGCGCGCGACGATTACGAAACCCGGCGCGAGCGCCAGCGCGAGGGGATCGAGATCGCCAAACGGGCAGGGCGATACACCGGGCGCAAGCCCGATCTTGCCCACCACCGCCGCATCGTCGCGCTTCGCGATGCCGGCATGAGCATCGCCCGCACCGCCGAACTGGCTGGGTGCAGCATCGCGCAGGTCAAGCGTGTGACAGCAATCCACCGTAGAATGCTCGCCGTAACCGGCACGTAA
- a CDS encoding HU family DNA-binding protein, producing MAVTTSDLADQLVNTHGLAKSDAKKLVDAVFANLTAAVAGGEEVSINGFGKFKVKDVPERQGRNPSNGEAITIAAQRKLTFAPAKQVRDRMNGN from the coding sequence GTGGCAGTTACGACGTCCGATCTCGCCGACCAGCTCGTCAACACCCATGGTCTCGCCAAGAGCGATGCCAAGAAGCTGGTCGATGCCGTCTTTGCCAATCTGACCGCGGCGGTCGCCGGGGGTGAGGAAGTGAGCATCAACGGCTTCGGCAAGTTCAAGGTGAAGGACGTGCCCGAGCGGCAGGGTCGCAATCCGTCGAATGGCGAGGCGATCACGATCGCGGCACAGCGCAAGCTGACGTTCGCGCCGGCCAAGCAGGTCCGCGACCGCATGAACGGCAACTGA